The following are encoded together in the Methylomonas methanica MC09 genome:
- a CDS encoding MBL fold metallo-hydrolase, with amino-acid sequence MKTNCYWLHKQAAALLCGMLIGGSTVAESKTLMLQVLGSGGPELSDKRASTSYLLSLGGKARLLLDTGPGSSLHFEASGADFNDIDAVLFSHFHVDHSADLPAYIKAGYFSGRDRDLRVYGPVGNILMPSTHEFVQGLFGERGVYRYLNEYLAPGTKAAYKLKPIDIKPQADQAYQIKLSPDITLRAVSVPHGPIPALAWRIESGGCALTFSGDTNLPGPGLTDLARGSDLLIAHHAVPEHAGPAALSLHMPPSAIGKLAAEAGVKRLLLSHRMLRTAQSEAETLRKIREHYAGPVEFAEDMTRYQPCP; translated from the coding sequence ATGAAAACGAATTGCTATTGGCTACATAAACAGGCGGCCGCGTTGCTTTGCGGCATGTTAATCGGCGGCTCTACGGTGGCCGAATCAAAGACGCTGATGTTGCAGGTATTGGGTTCCGGCGGGCCTGAATTATCGGATAAGCGCGCCTCCACCTCTTATTTGCTCAGTTTAGGAGGCAAAGCCCGGCTATTGCTGGATACCGGGCCGGGCAGCAGTCTGCATTTCGAAGCGAGCGGGGCCGATTTTAACGATATAGACGCGGTGTTGTTTAGCCATTTTCATGTCGACCACAGCGCCGATTTGCCGGCTTATATCAAAGCCGGCTATTTCAGCGGTCGCGACCGGGATTTACGGGTGTACGGTCCGGTCGGCAATATCCTGATGCCGTCCACCCACGAGTTCGTTCAAGGCCTGTTCGGCGAACGCGGTGTTTACCGCTATTTGAACGAATACCTGGCACCCGGAACCAAAGCGGCGTACAAGCTCAAACCGATCGATATCAAACCACAGGCCGATCAAGCCTATCAAATCAAATTATCGCCCGACATCACGTTACGCGCGGTCAGCGTACCGCATGGGCCGATTCCGGCCTTGGCTTGGCGTATCGAGTCCGGCGGCTGCGCTTTGACCTTTAGCGGCGACACCAATCTGCCCGGCCCCGGGTTGACTGATTTGGCGCGCGGTAGCGACTTGCTGATCGCCCACCATGCGGTTCCGGAACACGCCGGTCCCGCTGCCTTGAGTTTACATATGCCGCCGTCCGCGATAGGCAAACTGGCCGCCGAAGCCGGCGTCAAACGCCTGTTGTTGTCCCATCGTATGCTACGTACAGCGCAAAGCGAAGCAGAAACCCTGCGCAAGATTCGCGAGCACTATGCGGGGCCGGTCGAGTTTGCCGAGGATATGACGCGTTATCAACCTTGCCCGTGA
- a CDS encoding ExeM/NucH family extracellular endonuclease, translating into MSNNPSLGFQRLLLAASIGLCGTVQAATPVFINELHYDNVNADSGEAIEIAGPAGTDLSGWSIVLYNGSATQLNRYGTINLSGVIADQSGSGFGTLSFSAPGLQNGAPDGVALVDASNGVVQFLSYEGSFTPVDGPAAGMAGTDIGVAETGSTPVGFSLQLTGSGSQYEDFTWGNASAESFGSVNTGQSFSGGNGGGQPPLSQCGQPAMLISAIQGTGAISPVSGTVQHVEAVVTANFQGSGNLSGFFLQQTEADADPATSEGLFVFSNSPVNVGDRVHVVGTVTEFNQLTELNSLTSLDACSSGNSLPAPVEVNMPFDFAANNPEQWEGMLISLPQTLTVTENYNLARFGELLLSSGGRLLTPTQIALPGQAASDAAAGNALNQLLVDDGSNIQNPDPVIYPQPGDLSAANTLRSGYSLTGATGVLSYGFGAYRLEPTQVLNFVADNARPALPSADATAALKVASFNVLNFFNGDGLGGGFPTARGANTQQEFTRQRDKIVKAIHELNADVLGLMEIENDGYAATSAIADLVAGLNQLAGTAQYAFVDPGVNKVGSDEITVGLIYQPAKVRPVGSAAILDEAVDPRFIDNKNRPAIAQTFLDSRSNKMLTIAVNHLKSKGSACDDLNDPDTGDGQGNCNITRTSAAEALAAWLSNDPTQTDSHNALIIGDLNAYAQEDPITALKNAGYVNLIETLVGNQTAYSFVFDGASGYLDHALANSNLAAQVKAVGEWHINADEPRALDYNTEFKSAAQIASFYAPDAFRSSDHDPLLVQMFVAGDLDNDGDADSADASLFRQQLGKCGGMSGFNAEADYDHSGCVTMADYRIWYGHYKTYLAGNTN; encoded by the coding sequence ATGAGCAATAACCCTTCACTCGGCTTCCAGCGCTTGCTATTGGCCGCTTCAATCGGCCTATGCGGCACAGTGCAAGCGGCCACACCGGTATTCATCAACGAGTTGCATTACGATAATGTTAACGCGGATAGCGGTGAAGCCATAGAAATTGCCGGTCCGGCAGGTACGGACCTTAGCGGTTGGTCGATAGTGCTTTATAACGGTAGCGCCACGCAACTGAACCGGTACGGTACGATCAATTTATCCGGCGTTATTGCCGATCAATCCGGTAGCGGTTTCGGTACCTTGAGTTTCTCAGCCCCCGGCTTACAAAACGGCGCGCCGGACGGGGTGGCCTTGGTCGATGCCAGCAACGGCGTTGTACAGTTTTTAAGCTATGAAGGCAGCTTTACCCCTGTCGACGGCCCGGCCGCCGGGATGGCGGGCACCGATATCGGCGTGGCGGAGACCGGTTCCACACCGGTGGGCTTTTCTCTGCAATTGACGGGTAGCGGCAGCCAGTACGAAGATTTTACCTGGGGCAACGCTTCGGCTGAATCGTTTGGCAGTGTCAACACGGGACAGAGTTTTTCCGGCGGCAACGGCGGCGGTCAACCGCCCCTGTCGCAATGCGGACAACCGGCGATGCTGATCAGCGCCATTCAAGGCACCGGTGCCATCAGCCCGGTCAGCGGTACGGTACAGCATGTGGAAGCGGTGGTTACCGCCAATTTCCAGGGCAGCGGCAACTTGAGCGGTTTTTTCCTGCAGCAAACGGAAGCCGATGCCGATCCGGCCACTTCCGAGGGCTTATTCGTGTTTTCCAATTCGCCGGTTAATGTCGGCGATCGCGTGCATGTGGTCGGCACGGTAACCGAGTTCAACCAGTTAACCGAGCTGAATAGTCTCACGTCGCTGGATGCGTGTAGTAGCGGCAATTCGCTGCCCGCGCCGGTCGAGGTGAATATGCCCTTCGATTTTGCGGCAAATAATCCGGAACAGTGGGAAGGCATGTTGATCAGCTTGCCGCAAACCCTGACCGTTACCGAAAACTATAATCTGGCGCGCTTCGGCGAATTGTTATTGTCGTCCGGCGGACGCCTGCTGACGCCCACCCAAATTGCCTTGCCGGGGCAAGCCGCCAGCGACGCGGCCGCCGGCAACGCCTTGAATCAATTGCTGGTGGACGACGGCTCCAACATTCAAAATCCGGACCCGGTGATTTACCCGCAACCCGGCGACCTGAGTGCCGCCAATACGCTACGTAGCGGCTACAGTTTAACCGGTGCCACCGGGGTGTTGTCGTACGGATTCGGCGCTTATCGTCTGGAACCGACCCAGGTGCTGAACTTCGTGGCGGATAACGCCAGACCGGCGCTGCCGTCCGCCGATGCTACGGCGGCGTTGAAAGTCGCCAGTTTCAATGTGTTGAATTTCTTTAACGGCGACGGCCTGGGCGGTGGTTTTCCGACGGCGCGCGGCGCTAACACGCAACAGGAGTTCACGCGCCAGCGCGACAAAATCGTCAAAGCCATCCACGAACTGAACGCCGATGTGCTGGGCTTGATGGAAATCGAAAACGACGGTTATGCGGCGACCAGCGCCATTGCCGATCTGGTCGCCGGATTAAACCAGCTGGCCGGTACCGCGCAATATGCCTTCGTCGATCCCGGCGTCAACAAAGTCGGCAGCGACGAAATCACGGTAGGCTTGATTTACCAACCGGCCAAAGTGCGGCCGGTCGGATCGGCGGCGATATTGGATGAGGCGGTTGATCCGCGCTTTATCGATAATAAAAACCGCCCGGCTATCGCTCAGACCTTTCTGGACAGCCGCTCGAACAAGATGCTGACGATCGCCGTCAATCATCTGAAATCCAAGGGGTCGGCCTGCGATGACCTAAACGATCCGGATACCGGAGACGGCCAGGGCAATTGCAACATCACCCGCACCTCGGCAGCCGAGGCCCTGGCCGCCTGGCTGTCGAACGACCCCACCCAAACCGACTCGCATAACGCCTTGATTATCGGCGATTTGAATGCTTACGCTCAGGAAGATCCGATTACCGCCTTGAAAAACGCCGGTTACGTCAATCTGATAGAGACCCTGGTTGGCAATCAGACCGCATATAGCTTTGTGTTCGACGGCGCTTCCGGCTATCTGGACCACGCGCTGGCGAATTCAAATTTGGCGGCGCAGGTTAAAGCGGTCGGCGAATGGCATATCAATGCCGACGAACCGAGGGCGCTGGATTACAACACAGAGTTCAAATCCGCCGCACAAATAGCCAGTTTTTACGCGCCGGATGCGTTTCGTTCGTCGGACCACGATCCTTTACTGGTGCAAATGTTCGTGGCCGGCGATTTGGACAACGATGGCGATGCGGATAGTGCGGACGCCAGTCTGTTCCGCCAGCAACTGGGTAAATGTGGCGGTATGTCCGGCTTTAACGCCGAAGCGGATTACGACCATAGCGGTTGCGTGACCATGGCCGATTACCGGATCTGGTACGGGCATTACAAAACCTACTTGGCCGGCAATACCAACTAA
- a CDS encoding bifunctional metallophosphatase/5'-nucleotidase encodes MKLHKLAIGIGLGLGLIGQCHADEHRRMHESKPHHEDHHKKHPKRHHRNVTVKIVAFNDFHGQLESPGSFRQAPGSPSSTNIPVGGVDWMAGYIDDLKMRNPNTLVVSAGDIIGATPLVSALFHDEGTIETMNRLGLDINAVGNHEFDEGKDELLRMQNGGCHPVDENTCRGADVGTPVPFEGAQFKFLAANVMDTATGKTLFPSYEIKTIAGARIAFIGMTLKETPTIVTPSGVAGLAFTDEAETVNALIPKLRKQRVDAVVVLIHQGGTVPVAQSAATINQCEGNLDDSPLKAIVNQLDDAVDLVISGHTHQAYNCLVANRDGRLISVTSANAQGRVLTDIDVVIDKAHGEVTEVAAQNIVVDRGNTAITPDATLKAIVDNYKAIAEPVANRVIGSISADMTRSGSAAGESALGDLIADAQLAATQTAEFGGAVAAFMNPGGIRADLSFASSAANEGDGKVTYGEAFTVQPFGNSLVTITLSGAQLHTLLEQQFTGCTLEYPANAPAAGQPFNRILQVSEGFSYSWREKGTPCDNVDAASIKINGEVVDPAAGYRITVNSFLADGGDQFYVLSHGTDRLGGALDLDALESYFNANPLVGPGLQDRITLSP; translated from the coding sequence ATGAAATTACATAAACTGGCCATCGGTATCGGCTTGGGACTGGGTTTGATCGGTCAGTGCCATGCCGACGAACACCGGCGGATGCACGAATCGAAACCGCATCACGAAGATCATCACAAGAAACACCCCAAAAGACACCATCGCAACGTCACGGTAAAGATCGTGGCGTTCAACGATTTTCACGGGCAACTGGAGTCCCCCGGCAGTTTCCGCCAGGCGCCCGGCAGCCCTTCGTCGACGAATATTCCGGTAGGCGGCGTCGACTGGATGGCCGGTTATATCGACGACTTGAAAATGCGTAACCCCAACACCTTGGTTGTCTCCGCGGGCGATATCATCGGCGCCACGCCGTTGGTCTCGGCGCTGTTTCACGACGAAGGCACTATTGAGACCATGAACCGACTGGGTCTGGATATCAATGCCGTGGGAAACCACGAATTCGACGAGGGCAAGGATGAGTTGCTGCGCATGCAAAACGGCGGTTGCCATCCGGTGGATGAAAATACCTGTCGCGGTGCGGATGTCGGTACCCCGGTACCGTTCGAAGGCGCGCAATTCAAATTTCTGGCGGCGAACGTGATGGATACCGCAACCGGCAAGACTTTGTTTCCGTCCTACGAAATTAAAACCATCGCCGGGGCGAGAATCGCTTTTATCGGTATGACCCTAAAGGAAACCCCGACCATCGTCACGCCCAGCGGCGTGGCCGGCTTGGCGTTTACCGACGAAGCCGAAACCGTAAACGCCTTGATTCCCAAACTGCGTAAACAGCGTGTAGACGCCGTCGTGGTCTTGATTCACCAGGGCGGAACGGTACCGGTAGCGCAAAGTGCCGCGACCATCAATCAATGCGAAGGCAATCTGGACGATTCGCCGCTCAAAGCCATCGTTAACCAATTGGACGATGCGGTGGATCTGGTGATTTCCGGCCATACCCACCAAGCATACAATTGCCTGGTTGCCAATCGGGACGGCCGCTTGATCTCGGTCACCAGCGCCAATGCCCAGGGCAGGGTGCTAACCGATATCGATGTGGTAATCGACAAAGCCCACGGCGAAGTAACGGAGGTGGCGGCGCAAAATATCGTGGTCGACCGGGGAAATACCGCCATTACGCCGGACGCGACCTTGAAAGCCATCGTTGACAATTACAAAGCCATTGCCGAGCCGGTTGCGAACCGGGTAATCGGCAGTATTAGCGCCGACATGACCCGCAGCGGCAGTGCCGCCGGCGAATCGGCGCTGGGCGACCTGATTGCCGATGCTCAGTTGGCAGCGACGCAGACCGCGGAGTTTGGCGGTGCTGTTGCGGCATTTATGAACCCCGGCGGTATCCGTGCCGACCTGAGTTTTGCGTCTAGCGCCGCCAACGAAGGCGACGGCAAGGTGACGTACGGCGAGGCCTTTACCGTGCAACCGTTCGGTAATAGTCTGGTGACCATAACCTTAAGCGGCGCACAACTGCATACCCTGTTGGAGCAGCAATTTACCGGCTGTACTCTGGAGTATCCGGCAAACGCGCCGGCCGCCGGCCAACCGTTTAACCGGATTTTGCAGGTCTCTGAGGGTTTCAGTTACAGCTGGCGGGAAAAAGGCACCCCTTGCGATAACGTCGACGCCGCCAGCATCAAAATTAACGGCGAAGTGGTCGATCCTGCCGCCGGCTACCGGATTACCGTCAACAGCTTTCTGGCGGACGGCGGCGATCAGTTTTACGTGTTGAGCCATGGAACCGACCGCCTGGGCGGTGCTTTGGATCTGGATGCGCTGGAAAGTTATTTCAATGCTAATCCGCTAGTGGGTCCGGGTTTGCAAGACAGGATTACGCTGTCGCCGTAG